One Schistocerca nitens isolate TAMUIC-IGC-003100 chromosome 1, iqSchNite1.1, whole genome shotgun sequence DNA segment encodes these proteins:
- the LOC126262442 gene encoding threonylcarbamoyl-AMP synthase — translation MSMPKAMIKITVIGTTICIRHCNSKIHYETVELLRKMALQSINRDYKALGSVRKSFVDNGLYNRVTINHKKLEAYAEQAVRLLMQDCVIAVPTDTVYGLAGAVQSEDAVEKLYKIKGRDAAKPIAICVSSISEMEKWADTSILPPALLQCILPGPFTIVLKRSKTLNVKFNPGIPNVGIRIPQDRFIVEVVKKFGEPIALTSANSSGEQSAIEVEEFSHLWQYVDAVFDAGKIPQEIRTGSTVVDLSEHGSFKIIRAGVSCDALRHKLFQFKLLERN, via the coding sequence ATGTCCATGCCTAAAGCAATGATTAAGATAACTGTGATTGGAACGACAATTTGTATCCGGCACTGTAACAGCAAAATCCATTACGAAACGGTGGAGTTGCTTCGTAAAATGGCTCTGCAATCCATTAACCGTGATTATAAAGCTCTTGGCAGTGTTCGTAAGTCTTTTGTGGACAATGGGCTTTATAATAGAGTGACGATAAACCATAAAAAATTGGAAGCCTATGCTGAGCAAGCAGTCCGTTTATTAATGCAAGACTGTGTGATAGCGGTACCTACTGACACAGTTTACGGTTTAGCAGGTGCTGTTCAGAGTGAAGATGCTGTTGAAAAACTGTACAAAATAAAAGGTCGGGATGCAGCGAAACCAATTGCGATCTGTGTTAGTTCTATCAGCGAGATGGAAAAGTGGGCAGACACAAGCATTCTTCCTCCTGCCCTCTTACAGTGTATTCTTCCAGGACCTTTTACAATCGTCCTCAAAAGATCAAAAACTTTAAATGTTAAATTTAATCCTGGAATCCCGAACGTCGGTATACGCATTCCACAAGACAGATTTATAGTTGAAGTTGTTAAAAAGTTCGGAGAACCTATTGCTCTTACTAGTGCAAATAGCAGTGGAGAACAGAGCGCAATTGAAGTAGAAGAATTCTCTCACTTGTGGCAGTATGTAGATGCAGTTTTTGATGCTGGCAAAATTCCACAAGAAATCCGCACTGGCTCTACAGTTGTAGATTTAAGTGAACACGGTAGTTTTAAAATAATCAGAGCAGGTGTATCTTGTGATGCCCTGAGGCATAAGCTATTTCAGTTTAAATTATTGGAACGTAATTAA